The Pyricularia oryzae 70-15 chromosome 5, whole genome shotgun sequence genome includes a region encoding these proteins:
- a CDS encoding 2-dehydropantoate 2-reductase: MASNRPVNIVFVGAGAVGCFYASRLHHPKENVNVSLIARSNYPVLVRSGVRMLTHSFGDYTFVPAAVYSSVSAASPTAADQSSSAGAQPPKEGWDYVIVTTKALPDRVDDAATIAPLVTPGKTCIVLIQNGVGVEAPYRSRFPSNPIVSAVTVVSAELVDPGTVRQNRWTRLYLGPYVNSASYSDDAEGKSGSSQITTEMGRKLGDAGSACVMALTDWWTRLGSIKDVESHAGDELGLQTVRWHKLVINAAFNPSSVLSGGRNNAHMATDPELRRHLRGIMDEIFAAAPRVLGRPFPPDLAAPEKILASNERNKGSKGPSMLLDWQAGRPLELEVIVGNPVRIARAKGVEMPRLQSVYALLKSMQDARDQAKASGQDRGKL; this comes from the exons ATGGCTTCAAACAG ACCAGTTAATATCGTCTTTGttggcgccggcgccgtggGCTGCTTTTATGCCTCGAGACTTCACCAC CCCAAAGAGAACGTCAATGTCTCTCTCATCGCCAGATCCAACTACCCAGTCCTAGTTCGCTCTGGCGTGCGCATGCTCACACACTCATTTGGGGATTATACTTTTGTGCCAGCAGCTGTCTACTCATCAGTCTCGGCTGCCTCTCCCACAGCAGCAGATCAATCATCTTCAGCAGGGGCCCAGCCACCCAAGGAGGGATGGGACTATGTCATTGTCACCACCAAGGCCTTGCCAGACCGTGTCGATGACGCGGCTACCATTGCACCACTCGTCACTCCCGGGAAGACGTGCATAGTACTCATCCAGAACGGCGTAGGCGTCGAGGCACCCTACCGGTCCAGGTTCCCCAGCAACCCCATCGTCAGCGCCGTCACCGTGGTCAGCGCCGAGCTCGTTGATCCGGGCACAGTCCGCCAGAACCGCTGGACACGCCTCTACCTGGGCCCCTACGTCAACTCAGCCTCATACTCGGACGACGCCGAGGGTAAATCCGGCTCCAGTCAGATCACCACCGAAATGGGCCGCAAACTCGGAGATGCGGGCTCTGCATGCGTCATGGCCTTGACTGACTGGTGGACGAGGCTGGGGAGCATAAAGGACGTTGAGTCGCACGCAGGCGACGAGCTAGGTCTGCAGACGGTGCGGTGGCACAAGCTCGTCATCAACGCGGCCTTCAACCCGTCCTCGGTCCTCAGCGGCGGCCGCAATAACGCCCACATGGCCACAGACCCGGAGCTGCGGCGGCACCTGCGCGGCATCATGGATGAGAtcttcgccgccgccccgcGCGTCCTGGGTCGCCCTTTCCCTCCGGACCTGGCGGCGCCCGAAAAGATCTTGGCCAGCAACGAGCGCAACAAGGGCTCCAAGGGCCCCAGCATGCTGCTCGACTGGCAGGCCGGGCGACCGCTCGAGCTCGAGGTCATCGTCGGCAATCCGGTCCGCATCGCAAGGGCCAAGGGCGTCGAGATGCCGAGGCTGCAGAGCGTGTATGCGCTGCTGAAGAGCATGCAGGATGCGAGGGATCAAGCCAAGGCGAGCGGTCAGGACAGGGGGAAATTGTAA